From Spirochaetota bacterium, the proteins below share one genomic window:
- a CDS encoding glycine radical domain-containing protein has translation MRGGNAWVTFFTWVENVDSLAAVKRLVFDEKRYAMEELVDALENNWEGKEEMRLDFVNNAPKWGNDNDYADDMMVRCLREVARHSREIRCPSGNTWPALPENISGNIHFSNMVHALPSGRRLGDALYDGGISPGPGLDKKGPTAVLKSCGKIDHVSDGRAFLLNQRLSPTQLSGEKGYQLWKAYMKTWSDLGLDHVQFNMVDDATLRAAQKDPEQYQEVIVRVAGYSAHFVDISRKTQDNIIQRTIQGLG, from the coding sequence TTGAGAGGGGGCAATGCCTGGGTAACCTTCTTCACGTGGGTTGAGAATGTAGATAGCCTAGCGGCTGTAAAGAGATTAGTCTTTGATGAGAAGAGATACGCGATGGAGGAGTTGGTGGATGCGCTGGAGAATAACTGGGAAGGCAAGGAGGAGATGCGACTTGACTTTGTGAATAATGCCCCTAAGTGGGGAAATGATAATGATTATGCGGATGATATGATGGTGCGCTGTTTGAGAGAGGTTGCAAGGCATTCCAGGGAGATAAGGTGTCCCTCAGGGAATACGTGGCCTGCTTTGCCTGAGAACATTAGTGGCAACATACACTTTTCAAATATGGTTCACGCTCTTCCCAGTGGTAGGAGGTTGGGAGATGCGCTTTATGATGGAGGCATATCACCTGGTCCCGGGCTCGATAAGAAGGGGCCTACGGCTGTATTGAAGTCTTGTGGGAAGATAGACCATGTAAGCGATGGCAGGGCCTTTCTTTTGAACCAGCGTCTTTCACCAACACAGCTCTCTGGTGAGAAGGGCTATCAATTATGGAAGGCGTACATGAAGACATGGTCGGATCTGGGACTTGATCATGTACAGTTCAATATGGTGGATGATGCAACGCTTAGGGCAGCGCAGAAGGATCCTGAGCAGTACCAGGAGGTGATAGTACGTGTTGCGGGTTACAGCGCACATTTTGTGGATATCAGCCGTAAAACACAGGACAATATTATTCAGAGGACTATACAGGGATTGGGATAG
- the dctP gene encoding TRAP transporter substrate-binding protein DctP, which produces MKRSKKSFIALILFGLIIIGLCFSSLMAKKEPKYVWKWATLGQDSIKMMEILTLDFTHAALKATNGDLKFVWYTGAIMGDEEDYLAKMRIGQLQAAMLSGTCNADVCPGITVTELPFLFNNMEEVIYVRERLRPKLNKIAEKKGFIILMTMDVESNFYSTKYPLKQIEDFKKSKILTWHGPLEAEVLKSLGSSPIPVNVPDVVPSVRSGVVDGAISPSLWWLAAQLYTITKYINPVPIRFDQAIFVVLKSEWKKLPAYQRDKLRRIALEIEGEVKKEAIRVSDDARKGMIDYGCKEVCMTTEEIDILRKRTMTVWNKMAGKEYPKELLNEVMDYLKSYRANRVR; this is translated from the coding sequence ATGAAAAGGAGTAAGAAAAGCTTCATAGCTCTTATCTTGTTTGGGTTGATTATTATTGGATTATGTTTTTCTAGTTTAATGGCCAAAAAGGAGCCTAAGTATGTGTGGAAATGGGCAACTTTGGGTCAGGATTCAATCAAAATGATGGAAATTTTAACATTGGATTTTACGCATGCAGCTTTGAAAGCAACAAATGGGGATCTTAAATTTGTCTGGTACACAGGAGCAATAATGGGGGATGAGGAGGATTATTTGGCAAAGATGAGGATAGGTCAACTGCAAGCAGCAATGCTTTCAGGAACCTGCAATGCTGATGTCTGTCCTGGAATAACTGTGACAGAACTGCCCTTCTTGTTTAATAATATGGAGGAAGTGATTTATGTAAGAGAAAGGTTGAGACCAAAATTGAATAAAATTGCTGAGAAAAAAGGATTTATAATACTAATGACCATGGATGTTGAGTCTAATTTTTATTCAACAAAGTATCCTCTTAAACAGATTGAGGACTTTAAGAAGAGTAAAATATTAACGTGGCATGGACCATTGGAGGCAGAGGTATTAAAGTCACTTGGATCGAGTCCAATTCCTGTTAATGTGCCAGATGTCGTTCCTTCCGTGAGATCTGGAGTAGTTGATGGGGCGATATCTCCTTCATTGTGGTGGTTAGCGGCGCAACTCTATACTATAACAAAGTATATAAATCCGGTTCCGATTAGATTTGATCAGGCAATATTTGTAGTATTAAAATCGGAATGGAAAAAACTACCTGCTTATCAAAGGGATAAACTCAGGAGAATCGCATTAGAAATTGAGGGGGAAGTAAAAAAAGAGGCGATTAGAGTGAGTGATGATGCACGAAAAGGGATGATCGATTATGGTTGTAAAGAGGTTTGCATGACAACTGAGGAGATCGATATATTAAGGAAGAGGACTATGACAGTCTGGAATAAGATGGCAGGGAAGGAGTATCCTAAGGAGTTGCTTAATGAGGTTATGGATTATTTGAAATCTTATAGAGCAAATAGGGTCAGATGA